In a single window of the Rhodamnia argentea isolate NSW1041297 chromosome 2, ASM2092103v1, whole genome shotgun sequence genome:
- the LOC115737369 gene encoding adenine phosphoribosyltransferase 5-like isoform X2 — protein MLAAENGRDPRLKAISDAIRVVPHFPKPGIMFHDITTLLLDHKAFKDTVDLFVERYRDMGISIVVGIEARGFIFGPSIALGIGAKFVPLRKPGKLPGRVISESYELEYGTDQLEMHVGAVQPGERTIIIDDLVATGGTLSAAIRLLERFQAEVVECACVVGSPVVQGECELKEKPLFVLVEPHR, from the exons ATGCTGGCAGCAGAGAATGGAAGAGACCCAAGATTGAAGGCCATCTCAGACGCCATAAGAGTCGTTCCTCACTTCCCGAAACCAG GCATAATGTTCCACGACATAACCACTCTGTTGCTGGATCACAAGGCCTTCAAGGACACAGTTGACTTGTTTGTCGAGCGTTACAGAGACATGGGCATCTCCATTGTAGttg GCATTGAAGCCAGGGGATTCATATTTGGGCCATCTATTGCTTTGGGTATTGGTGCCAAATTTGTCCCTCTCCGGAAACCAGGGAAGCTGCCAG GAAGAGTCATATCTGAATCGTATGAACTTGAATATGGCACCGATCAACTCGAGATGCACGTTGGAGCTGTTCAGCCAGGGGAACGTACTATAATCATCGACGATTTGGTGGCCACTGGTGGGACCCTTTCCGCTGCAATCAGACTTCTAG AACGTTTTCAGGCTGAAGTGGTTGAGTGCGCCTGTGTCGTTGGTTCACCTGTTGTCCAG
- the LOC115737368 gene encoding U11/U12 small nuclear ribonucleoprotein 25 kDa protein isoform X2 yields the protein MRRGVDFEETGSSLSCLGPRTIDEEFDDDGEEEGRVAVGCARSNSYYRLPQHLLKLSILKLDGSVFDVHVARHGKVAALKQAIEDVFSSSPKDGVGNISWSHVWGHFCLCFNGEKLLNDRAYLRSFNINDGDQLCFIRHLSTNYSPMKRQPKNQNVSFRQHQIT from the exons ATGCGAAGAGGCGTCGATTTTGAGGAGACTGGAAGTTCCTTGAGCTGTCTGGGTCCCCGGACGATCGACGAAGAGTTCGACGATGAcggcgaagaagaaggaagggtaGCGGTGGGGTGTGCGCGTAGCAATTCGTATTACAGGTTGCCTCAGCATTTGCTCAAGCTCTCCATTCTCAAGCTCGATGGCTCTGTCTTCG ATGTTCATGTCGCGAGACATGGCAAAGTTGCAGCACTCAAACAAGCAATAGAAGATGTTTTCAGTTCATCGCCTAAGGATGGCGTAGGCAACATTTCATG GTCACATGTGTGGGGGCACTTTTGCTTGTGTTTCAACGGTGAGAAACTACTCAATGACAGGGCATACTTAAGAAGTTTCAATATTAACGATGGTGATCAG CTATGTTTTATTCGTCACCTGTCCACTAATTACTCACCGATGAAAAGACAGCCTAAGAACCAGAATGTCAGTTTCAGGCAGCACCAAAT TACATGA
- the LOC115737366 gene encoding uncharacterized protein LOC115737366, translating into MERNHSKNVASEKTEERLGMRRNFEGGTVIDEGMDGLSQKLQCMTFRTPKRDKNISRRQVQDMEEQARAGWELDFLIEEQLGRFYDCNNRAMNPARLSDVAKMLAPDSTPPLELASVGWFGDWRPSIILGLLQGMARSSLLLSDQGQIERSLMQLIREVRIEEAIIDGEMAEIQATCVLRLPFARQIKGPGGVFELRSVYSEFKKIKQVINKAQQLRFRTLELVAQKILDPTDAASFLVAFEKIRHGLHCLAAEQESRKGPVTVSTRGLRSIYERECGSESPHRSVKSIDKRLLKNARRDCRGRYQTHDDGTALARFIEELQCELQEHCTQSRKV; encoded by the exons ATGGAGAG gaatCACTCTAAAAACGTCGCCTCTGAAAAGACAGAAGAACGTCTGGGAATGCGGAGGAACTTTGAGGGAGGAACCGTCATTGATGAAGGCATGGACGGACTTTCTCAGAAGCTCCAATGCATGACTTTCCGAACGCCCAAAAGAG ATAAGAACATTTCCCGGAGGCAAGTGCAGGACATGGAAGAACAGGCAAGGGCAGGGTGGGAACTAGACTTCCTCATCGAAGAACAGCTGGGCCGGTTCTACGACTGCAACAACCGGGCAATGAACCCGGCCCGGCTCAGTGACGTGGCCAAAATGCTCGCGCCCGATTCAACTCCACCCCTCGAGCTGGCCTCTGTAGGCTGGTTTGGCGATTGGAGGCCCTCCATAATCTTGGGCCTTCTTCAGGGGATGGCACGTTCCTCCCTGCTGTTGTCCGATCAGGGTCAGATTGAACGGAGCTTAATGCAGTTGATCCGCGAGGTAAGGATCGAGGAGGCGATCATCGATGGGGAAATGGCTGAGATTCAGGCCACTTGCGTTCTGAGGCTTCCGTTTGCTAGGCAGATTAAGGGACCTGGTGGTGTTTTCGAACTGAGGTCAGTTTATTCCGAGTTCAAGAAAATCAAGCAGGTCATCAACAAGGCGCAACAGCTCAG GTTCAGGACATTGGAGCTGGTGGCCCAGAAAATCCTGGACCCAACTGATGCAGCATCCTTCCTTGTCGCATTCGAGAAGATACGGCACGGGCTTCACTGTTTGGCAGCCGAACAAGAGTCGCGGAAAGGTCCCGTGACCGTGTCTACCAGGGGGTTGAGGTCCATTTACGAGAGAGAGTGTGGGAGCGAGAGCCCACACAGGAGTGTCAAGTCCATTGACAAGAGGCTGCTGAAGAATGCTAGGAGAGACTGCAGAGGAAGATATCAAACCCACGATGACGGCACGGCTCTGGCTCGGTTCATCGAAGAGCTGCAGTGCGAATTGCAAGAGCATTGCACCCAAAGCAGGAAGGTTTAG
- the LOC115737369 gene encoding adenine phosphoribosyltransferase 5-like isoform X1: protein MLAAENGRDPRLKAISDAIRVVPHFPKPGIMFHDITTLLLDHKAFKDTVDLFVERYRDMGISIVVGIEARGFIFGPSIALGIGAKFVPLRKPGKLPGRVISESYELEYGTDQLEMHVGAVQPGERTIIIDDLVATGGTLSAAIRLLERFQAEVVECACVVGSPVVQGECELKEKPLFVLVEPHL from the exons ATGCTGGCAGCAGAGAATGGAAGAGACCCAAGATTGAAGGCCATCTCAGACGCCATAAGAGTCGTTCCTCACTTCCCGAAACCAG GCATAATGTTCCACGACATAACCACTCTGTTGCTGGATCACAAGGCCTTCAAGGACACAGTTGACTTGTTTGTCGAGCGTTACAGAGACATGGGCATCTCCATTGTAGttg GCATTGAAGCCAGGGGATTCATATTTGGGCCATCTATTGCTTTGGGTATTGGTGCCAAATTTGTCCCTCTCCGGAAACCAGGGAAGCTGCCAG GAAGAGTCATATCTGAATCGTATGAACTTGAATATGGCACCGATCAACTCGAGATGCACGTTGGAGCTGTTCAGCCAGGGGAACGTACTATAATCATCGACGATTTGGTGGCCACTGGTGGGACCCTTTCCGCTGCAATCAGACTTCTAG AACGTTTTCAGGCTGAAGTGGTTGAGTGCGCCTGTGTCGTTGGTTCACCTGTTGTCCAG GGAGAATGCGAGCTGAAAGAGAAGCCGCTGTTCGTTCTTGTGGAGCCCCACCTCTGA
- the LOC115737368 gene encoding uncharacterized protein LOC115737368 isoform X1: protein MRRGVDFEETGSSLSCLGPRTIDEEFDDDGEEEGRVAVGCARSNSYYRLPQHLLKLSILKLDGSVFDVHVARHGKVAALKQAIEDVFSSSPKDGVGNISWSHVWGHFCLCFNGEKLLNDRAYLRSFNINDGDQLCFIRHLSTNYSPMKRQPKNQNVSFRQHQMLPPYSNNCKAAEAENSADDADDWDYFKYNNPKDHEIPIPGFRLAPFLRGWLSHSRLWKPYWRVKRKGSEAPRRASRFAVHCLGGGPGMIRL, encoded by the exons ATGCGAAGAGGCGTCGATTTTGAGGAGACTGGAAGTTCCTTGAGCTGTCTGGGTCCCCGGACGATCGACGAAGAGTTCGACGATGAcggcgaagaagaaggaagggtaGCGGTGGGGTGTGCGCGTAGCAATTCGTATTACAGGTTGCCTCAGCATTTGCTCAAGCTCTCCATTCTCAAGCTCGATGGCTCTGTCTTCG ATGTTCATGTCGCGAGACATGGCAAAGTTGCAGCACTCAAACAAGCAATAGAAGATGTTTTCAGTTCATCGCCTAAGGATGGCGTAGGCAACATTTCATG GTCACATGTGTGGGGGCACTTTTGCTTGTGTTTCAACGGTGAGAAACTACTCAATGACAGGGCATACTTAAGAAGTTTCAATATTAACGATGGTGATCAG CTATGTTTTATTCGTCACCTGTCCACTAATTACTCACCGATGAAAAGACAGCCTAAGAACCAGAATGTCAGTTTCAGGCAGCACCAAAT GTTGCCTCCATATTCGAACAATTGTAAAGCGGCAGAAGCAGAGAACAGTGCAGATGATGCGGATGATTGGGATTACTTTAAGTACAACAATCCCAAAGATCACGAGATTCCAATACCAGGATTCAGGTTGGCCCCCTTCTTAAGAGGATGGCTATCGCACTCCAGATTATGGAAGCCCTATTGGAGGGTCAAAAGGAAGGGCTCGGAAGCACCTAGGCGCGCTTCCAGATTCGCCGTGCATTGTCTGGGAGGTGGACCTGGGATGATACGATTGTGA
- the LOC115737369 gene encoding adenine phosphoribosyltransferase 5-like isoform X3 has product MLAAENGRDPRLKAISDAIRVVPHFPKPGIMFHDITTLLLDHKAFKDTVDLFVERYRDMGISIVVGIEARGFIFGPSIALGIGAKFVPLRKPGKLPGRVISESYELEYGTDQLEMHVGAVQPGERTIIIDDLVATGGTLSAAIRLLG; this is encoded by the exons ATGCTGGCAGCAGAGAATGGAAGAGACCCAAGATTGAAGGCCATCTCAGACGCCATAAGAGTCGTTCCTCACTTCCCGAAACCAG GCATAATGTTCCACGACATAACCACTCTGTTGCTGGATCACAAGGCCTTCAAGGACACAGTTGACTTGTTTGTCGAGCGTTACAGAGACATGGGCATCTCCATTGTAGttg GCATTGAAGCCAGGGGATTCATATTTGGGCCATCTATTGCTTTGGGTATTGGTGCCAAATTTGTCCCTCTCCGGAAACCAGGGAAGCTGCCAG GAAGAGTCATATCTGAATCGTATGAACTTGAATATGGCACCGATCAACTCGAGATGCACGTTGGAGCTGTTCAGCCAGGGGAACGTACTATAATCATCGACGATTTGGTGGCCACTGGTGGGACCCTTTCCGCTGCAATCAGACTTCTAG GCTGA